In Paenibacillus sp. G2S3, a single window of DNA contains:
- a CDS encoding ATP-binding cassette domain-containing protein encodes MGLLEVKDLKVHFPIHGGIFRKEVGEVKAVDNVSFTIEAGQTYGLVGESGSGKTTTGRAIIGLNSITSGSVIFEGQDLALKGARKQKNIRKDIQMIFQDPYSSLNPKKRVLDIIAEPLRNFEKMSPGEEKRRVQELLLQVGLSPENILKYPHEFSGGQRQRIGIARAIALKPKLIIADEPVSALDVSVQAQVLNFMQDIQKELNLTFLFISHDLGIIRHMCDHIGIMYKGRHVEQGTAKDIFDNPRHIYTKRLIAAIPDIDPKQREKQTEFRKSVSLEYEQAHRNYFDEQGMPYPLKSISETHLVALPEKG; translated from the coding sequence ATGGGACTTCTTGAGGTTAAAGATTTAAAGGTTCATTTTCCGATCCATGGAGGCATCTTCCGAAAAGAAGTTGGCGAGGTCAAGGCTGTGGATAATGTTAGTTTTACTATTGAAGCAGGGCAAACCTACGGACTGGTAGGTGAATCCGGATCAGGGAAGACGACTACAGGCCGTGCAATTATCGGACTCAATTCAATTACTAGCGGCAGCGTGATTTTTGAAGGGCAGGATTTGGCTTTAAAGGGTGCGCGTAAGCAAAAAAATATCCGCAAAGACATCCAGATGATCTTTCAGGATCCGTACTCTTCCTTAAATCCTAAGAAACGTGTGCTAGATATTATTGCTGAACCTTTGCGTAATTTCGAAAAAATGTCTCCAGGGGAAGAAAAACGTCGCGTCCAAGAATTGCTTTTGCAGGTTGGATTAAGCCCTGAAAATATTCTTAAATATCCGCATGAATTCTCAGGCGGTCAGCGGCAGCGGATCGGTATTGCAAGAGCTATTGCGCTCAAACCGAAGTTGATTATTGCGGATGAACCTGTCTCTGCGCTGGATGTCTCCGTACAGGCACAGGTGCTCAATTTTATGCAGGATATTCAAAAAGAACTGAATCTTACGTTTCTATTTATCAGTCATGATCTCGGCATTATCAGACATATGTGTGATCATATTGGGATTATGTATAAAGGGCGTCATGTGGAGCAAGGAACTGCTAAAGATATTTTTGACAATCCTCGCCATATTTATACTAAAAGGCTTATTGCGGCTATTCCTGATATTGATCCGAAGCAAAGGGAGAAGCAGACGGAGTTTAGAAAATCAGTAAGTTTGGAATATGAACAAGCGCACCGGAATTATTTTGATGAACAAGGCATGCCTTATCCATTGAAATCCATTTCCGAGACTCATCTGGTAGCCTTGCCTGAGAAAGGTTGA